From one Butyricimonas faecihominis genomic stretch:
- the mutL gene encoding DNA mismatch repair endonuclease MutL, whose amino-acid sequence MADVIQLLPDSVANQIAAGEVVQRPASVVKELMENALDAGATKVQVILKNAGKGFIQVIDDGKGMSPRDSRMAFERHATSKISCAQDLFNIRTMGFRGEALASIASVAEVELRTKREEDELGTYLFVADSELKNQENINCSRGTNMLVKNLFYTIPARRKFLKSDTTELRNITTEFLRVALTAPDIAFTLVNNGNEIYNLPASGLRQRIVNAFGKTINTKLLPVNCETGIVTINGFVCIPQHARKTYGEQYFFVNNRFMKHNFFHKAITEAYAGLISGDMIPSYFLYFTVDPSIIDVNIHPTKTEIKFQDESAIFQIILASVKEALGKFNVTPTIDFDTEGKVDFTVPDSPILPKVPKVSYNPHYNPFNYSTSISKEDSNFEQSGGNSSRQNFEPRHKEQVPANWDALFAGLEDKTEEVQTEIPEMAEKQEDHEGIISFVQMKGRFIVTPVHSGLMFIDQKRAHERVLYERYLETLSHQQICGQKSLFPETLELSAEDFLLVKEIMDDLAILGFELGEFGKNCYAIYATPSDLSTSRGKEVLISLIEHYKNTEGSIRDKMRERIALSLAKAASLDYNTPLDKQEMSDLFDNLFACQHPNYTADGKTIIHILKNEDVTQWFK is encoded by the coding sequence ATGGCAGACGTAATTCAATTATTACCCGACTCGGTAGCGAACCAAATTGCGGCAGGAGAGGTCGTACAACGTCCGGCCTCCGTGGTGAAGGAATTAATGGAAAATGCCCTTGATGCCGGGGCAACAAAAGTACAAGTTATCCTAAAGAACGCGGGCAAAGGATTTATCCAAGTCATTGACGACGGGAAAGGAATGTCCCCGAGAGATTCCCGCATGGCTTTTGAACGTCATGCTACATCCAAAATATCCTGCGCACAGGACTTGTTCAATATCCGCACGATGGGATTCCGCGGAGAGGCCCTTGCATCAATTGCATCCGTAGCAGAGGTGGAATTACGCACCAAACGGGAAGAGGATGAACTGGGTACCTACCTCTTCGTGGCCGATTCTGAATTAAAAAATCAGGAAAATATCAATTGTTCCCGGGGAACAAATATGCTGGTTAAAAACCTGTTCTACACGATTCCCGCCCGACGAAAATTTCTGAAATCGGACACCACGGAACTCCGTAACATTACCACGGAATTCTTACGAGTGGCCCTCACCGCCCCGGATATCGCATTCACGCTCGTCAACAACGGGAACGAAATATACAACCTGCCAGCATCCGGCTTGCGACAGCGTATCGTTAATGCCTTCGGGAAAACGATTAATACAAAACTACTCCCGGTTAATTGCGAAACGGGAATCGTTACCATCAATGGTTTCGTATGCATCCCCCAGCACGCCCGGAAAACTTACGGGGAACAGTATTTTTTCGTGAACAACCGGTTCATGAAACATAACTTTTTCCATAAAGCAATCACGGAAGCCTATGCCGGCTTGATTAGCGGGGACATGATCCCCTCGTATTTCCTTTATTTCACGGTGGACCCTTCCATCATAGATGTGAACATCCACCCGACAAAGACGGAGATCAAATTTCAAGACGAGAGTGCTATATTCCAAATTATACTGGCCAGCGTAAAAGAGGCCTTAGGCAAATTCAATGTAACCCCGACAATCGACTTTGATACGGAAGGCAAGGTTGACTTCACGGTTCCCGACTCACCGATTCTCCCGAAGGTTCCCAAGGTCAGTTATAACCCCCATTACAACCCGTTCAACTATTCCACCTCGATCTCGAAAGAAGATTCAAACTTCGAACAGTCAGGCGGTAATAGTTCACGCCAGAACTTCGAACCCCGGCACAAGGAACAAGTTCCCGCAAACTGGGATGCACTCTTCGCCGGATTGGAAGATAAAACCGAAGAAGTACAAACTGAAATCCCCGAAATGGCAGAGAAACAGGAGGACCACGAAGGAATCATCTCTTTCGTGCAAATGAAAGGCAGATTCATTGTCACGCCCGTTCATTCCGGGTTGATGTTCATTGATCAGAAACGGGCGCACGAACGGGTGCTATACGAACGTTATCTGGAAACCTTGTCACACCAACAAATCTGCGGACAAAAAAGCCTGTTCCCCGAAACTCTAGAACTCTCGGCTGAAGATTTTCTACTCGTAAAAGAAATCATGGACGATCTGGCCATATTAGGTTTTGAACTCGGAGAATTCGGAAAGAATTGCTACGCCATCTACGCCACCCCGTCCGACTTGTCGACTTCTCGCGGAAAAGAAGTGCTTATCAGCCTAATTGAACATTACAAGAACACGGAAGGTTCAATTCGGGATAAAATGAGGGAGCGCATAGCCCTATCACTCGCAAAGGCGGCATCGCTGGATTACAATACCCCACTGGACAAACAGGAAATGAGCGATCTGTTCGACAACTTATTCGCTTGTCAGCATCCCAATTACACGGCTGACGGCAAGACAATCATCCACATTCTGAAAAATGAGGACGTAACCCAGTGGTTTAAATAA
- a CDS encoding RNA polymerase sigma factor has translation MTNVDNELTVFLQMQQGDRRAFEYFFNTYVDMLHAYALGYCRDSDVAEDLVQEAFVRFWTMREKITYSESIYGYLQRTVRNTCINQKVRERVEERYRQEMLNGETEEFDWENDDALEELRKLLLDAIDRLPEKCREIFVLSCVEGLKYQEVADKLGVTINTVKTQVRFGYKKVRSDLNLPGTTLFMLLSMLLK, from the coding sequence ATGACCAATGTTGATAATGAGTTGACAGTCTTCTTGCAAATGCAGCAGGGAGATCGGCGGGCGTTTGAATATTTCTTCAACACGTACGTGGATATGTTGCACGCTTATGCTTTGGGATATTGCCGGGATTCGGATGTAGCCGAAGACTTGGTGCAGGAGGCGTTCGTGCGGTTTTGGACGATGCGTGAAAAGATCACTTATTCGGAATCTATTTATGGCTATTTGCAGCGGACCGTGAGAAATACTTGTATCAATCAGAAAGTGCGGGAGCGGGTTGAGGAACGCTATCGGCAGGAAATGCTGAATGGGGAGACGGAGGAGTTCGATTGGGAAAATGACGATGCGTTGGAAGAGCTGAGAAAACTATTATTGGATGCAATAGATCGTTTGCCGGAAAAATGTCGGGAAATATTCGTGTTGAGTTGCGTGGAAGGGTTGAAGTACCAAGAGGTGGCCGATAAATTGGGGGTTACGATTAACACGGTGAAGACGCAAGTGCGTTTTGGTTATAAAAAAGTAAGATCGGATCTGAATCTTCCGGGGACCACCTTGTTCATGCTGTTGAGTATGTTGCTGAAATAG
- a CDS encoding SusC/RagA family TonB-linked outer membrane protein: MEKNRTMQQNACRTLRSSILVSARVLLILLFCGLSVAWNPLFAQDKSVTLHVKELPLGEVVKELKKQTGKDFLFSNREVNVDRNVTVSVSNMALKEVLPLVFGKDYRFEIGENVVIVRPFVAVRTDGQKGGFIVRGVVMDVKKQPLPGVTVKVANTTVGTATNNAGQFVLRLPITKGSLEISFVGFKSQTVNFTENTRDTIRVILKEDVTGLDEVQVIAYGQQKKRTVISAVSSVKADDIKELPTHSLESLLQGHMAGVEVNNISGAPGGGGSIVAIRGYNSFFVDGGGEGEDRAYGTPLYVIDGVPMQAFTSPITGTNTLSDLDPSMIESIEVLKDAASAAIYGSRAGNGVILITTKKGRAGLTKFTANVSYSASWLPKTPEQSGGQLERWYNIRGLRNTVTPYQDVDGHWKIPTSFEEVYRFRATTTNQPMYDWFLGTSSSANSAYHLQDSLNVFFNNSTDWWKYAYRTASVYNANIQASGGTEAVRYMIGAGYYKEEGIMRNSDYQRANVMTNISVHPTKRLQIDNQISLSYTDRSRGGNSGGAKIEGMTVNPTVVSSLYPGDSYIKTELLEKMNSITQKNHGYGTRYNLVLDYEIIPDLHLRVSGGIDYNQQNMNQFSPSTLDKYYHWSTSEGNIGRSLSILNENLLSYSFSLKQKHNFDVLLGLSFQKDQNYSNAGSGRNGPNDYVQYVQGKWGDGAGLVNVADPKSDETVYESAFSYASDFEEERMNSYFGRLTYNFKEKYMFETTIRRDGSSVFGEKVRWATFPSIAAGWAFSEEPFLKHLYWLSFGKVRVSWGKSGQKFGQRYLAHGLMTSSGSFLGTSGIVPDTDGGVINRKLTWEETSQYDVGLDFSLFDYRLKVTTDYYYRYTKGQLNKVDLPGDIYFHKFQWQNALAVSNQGIEVELTADILRETAVKWRMKYNVSRNWNRFEKSSDGYDYEQNVLGEPLYRIRVFKTNGFYNSMDEVPMYYTEANGLPKPLNTGNTGIFFPGTRRILDLNGDGVISEADKYYAASPLPVAHGGWINEISWKQFDLNVVFTYSLGRHIINNYKYSFAQPGNGPAPIMGDTRDFDAWTQADNKEHDFSKLQMYTELKNQFSGVYDTAIEKVHMLRLKQLTLGYNLDRQIAGKIGLSGTRLFMTMENLFLLTNYSGLDPEIVSIFSGLDALSSYPLPRKFTVGLTINF; encoded by the coding sequence ATGGAAAAAAATCGAACGATGCAACAAAATGCGTGTCGGACTCTACGTTCGTCCATTTTGGTAAGTGCAAGAGTGTTACTGATTTTATTGTTCTGTGGCTTATCCGTGGCTTGGAATCCATTGTTTGCACAGGATAAAAGTGTGACGCTTCACGTGAAAGAGCTACCTTTGGGTGAGGTCGTGAAGGAGCTGAAAAAACAGACGGGAAAGGATTTCCTTTTCAGTAACCGGGAGGTGAACGTGGATCGTAATGTCACGGTGAGCGTTTCGAACATGGCGTTAAAGGAAGTTTTGCCTTTGGTCTTTGGTAAAGATTACCGTTTCGAGATCGGGGAAAATGTGGTGATCGTGCGACCATTTGTTGCCGTGAGAACTGATGGGCAGAAAGGCGGTTTCATTGTGAGAGGTGTGGTGATGGATGTAAAGAAACAGCCGTTACCGGGAGTGACGGTGAAAGTGGCAAATACCACCGTGGGTACGGCGACGAATAATGCTGGGCAATTCGTGTTGCGTTTGCCGATCACGAAAGGAAGTCTGGAAATTTCGTTTGTCGGGTTTAAATCTCAGACCGTGAACTTCACGGAAAATACGAGGGACACGATACGGGTTATCTTAAAAGAGGATGTGACCGGGTTGGACGAGGTGCAGGTGATTGCTTACGGGCAACAGAAAAAACGGACGGTGATTAGTGCGGTATCTTCCGTGAAGGCGGATGATATAAAGGAATTACCGACCCATAGTTTGGAAAGTTTGCTGCAAGGACATATGGCGGGCGTGGAAGTAAATAATATTTCGGGAGCTCCCGGAGGAGGTGGTTCTATCGTGGCGATTCGCGGTTATAACTCTTTTTTTGTTGACGGTGGAGGTGAAGGGGAAGATCGTGCTTACGGGACACCTTTGTATGTGATTGACGGTGTGCCCATGCAGGCGTTTACTTCCCCTATCACGGGAACGAATACATTATCCGATTTAGATCCTTCTATGATTGAATCTATCGAGGTATTGAAAGATGCAGCTTCTGCCGCTATTTACGGATCTCGTGCCGGTAATGGCGTGATCTTGATTACCACGAAAAAAGGGCGTGCGGGATTGACTAAATTTACAGCGAATGTTTCTTATTCTGCTTCATGGTTACCGAAAACACCGGAGCAGAGTGGAGGGCAATTGGAACGTTGGTACAATATTCGGGGGTTAAGAAATACGGTAACTCCGTATCAGGATGTGGATGGACATTGGAAAATACCTACTTCTTTCGAAGAAGTGTATCGTTTTAGAGCTACTACCACGAATCAGCCGATGTACGACTGGTTTTTAGGTACATCGTCAAGTGCGAATAGTGCTTATCATTTACAGGATAGTTTGAATGTATTTTTTAATAACTCAACAGATTGGTGGAAATATGCCTATCGCACGGCAAGCGTGTATAACGCCAATATCCAGGCTAGCGGGGGAACAGAAGCTGTTCGCTATATGATAGGTGCCGGTTATTACAAGGAGGAAGGTATTATGCGGAATAGTGATTATCAACGGGCTAACGTGATGACGAATATATCGGTTCATCCCACGAAACGTCTTCAGATAGATAATCAGATTTCTCTTTCTTACACGGATCGTAGTCGGGGAGGAAATAGTGGGGGTGCGAAGATTGAGGGAATGACGGTGAATCCTACGGTAGTTTCCTCGTTATACCCGGGAGATTCTTATATTAAAACCGAATTGTTGGAGAAAATGAATAGCATCACCCAGAAAAATCATGGTTACGGGACCCGCTATAATTTGGTATTGGATTACGAGATAATTCCTGATTTGCATTTACGTGTTTCGGGCGGAATCGATTATAATCAGCAGAATATGAATCAATTCTCGCCTAGTACTTTGGATAAATATTACCATTGGTCAACGTCGGAAGGTAATATTGGACGTAGCCTCTCCATTTTGAACGAGAATTTATTGAGTTACTCTTTTAGCCTGAAACAAAAACATAATTTTGATGTGTTGTTGGGACTTTCTTTCCAAAAAGACCAGAACTATTCCAATGCCGGAAGCGGAAGAAATGGTCCGAATGATTACGTGCAATATGTACAGGGAAAATGGGGAGATGGTGCCGGATTAGTTAATGTTGCTGATCCCAAGAGTGATGAAACGGTTTACGAATCTGCTTTTTCTTATGCTTCGGATTTCGAGGAAGAACGGATGAATAGTTATTTCGGGCGTTTAACCTATAATTTCAAGGAGAAATATATGTTTGAAACGACCATACGTAGAGATGGGTCTTCTGTTTTCGGAGAAAAAGTACGTTGGGCAACCTTTCCTTCGATTGCTGCCGGTTGGGCTTTTTCGGAAGAACCCTTCTTGAAACATTTGTATTGGTTGAGTTTTGGTAAAGTACGTGTAAGTTGGGGTAAATCTGGTCAGAAATTCGGTCAACGTTATCTGGCGCACGGTTTGATGACTTCTAGCGGGAGTTTCTTGGGTACGAGTGGAATTGTTCCGGATACGGATGGAGGGGTTATTAACCGGAAACTGACTTGGGAGGAAACGAGTCAATATGACGTGGGATTGGATTTCAGTTTATTTGACTATCGTTTGAAAGTAACGACTGATTATTATTATCGTTACACGAAAGGACAGTTGAATAAGGTTGATCTTCCCGGTGATATATATTTTCATAAATTCCAATGGCAAAATGCATTAGCTGTTTCGAATCAGGGTATCGAGGTCGAGTTGACTGCGGATATTTTGCGGGAAACAGCCGTGAAGTGGAGAATGAAATATAATGTTTCCCGGAACTGGAATCGTTTCGAGAAAAGTAGTGACGGATATGATTATGAACAAAATGTTTTGGGGGAACCTTTATACCGGATAAGGGTATTCAAAACAAATGGGTTTTATAATTCAATGGATGAAGTTCCCATGTACTACACGGAAGCAAATGGTTTACCGAAACCTTTGAATACAGGTAATACAGGTATCTTTTTTCCGGGAACACGTCGAATATTGGATCTGAATGGTGACGGTGTAATTTCGGAAGCTGACAAATATTATGCAGCAAGCCCTTTACCCGTCGCTCACGGTGGATGGATCAATGAGATAAGTTGGAAACAGTTTGATCTGAATGTTGTTTTTACTTATTCGTTAGGACGTCATATCATAAATAATTACAAGTACTCGTTTGCTCAACCCGGTAATGGACCTGCTCCGATCATGGGTGATACCCGGGATTTTGATGCATGGACTCAAGCGGATAATAAAGAACATGATTTTTCCAAGTTACAGATGTACACGGAGTTGAAGAATCAATTTTCGGGAGTTTATGACACTGCTATTGAGAAGGTTCATATGCTTCGTTTGAAACAACTCACGCTGGGATATAATTTAGATCGCCAAATTGCCGGTAAAATAGGGCTTTCTGGGACTCGTCTATTCATGACTATGGAGAACTTGTTTCTGTTAACAAACTACTCCGGTTTAGATCCGGAGATTGTGAGTATCTTCAGTGGATTGGATGCATTGTCTTCTTATCCGCTTCCCCGGAAATTTACTGTTGGATTGACTATTAATTTTTAA
- a CDS encoding YbhN family protein, which translates to MEQERQEENQKLTKKISPYKIIYPIIIGLAVVSYMLYKEFDPKAFDMITFTWNTVFWLFVAVLCMAIRDFGYIIRIKILSGGKLNWIQSIRIIFLWEFTSAVTPSAIGGTSLAILFVHKEGIGVGKSSAMVMATSFLDELYFIIMFPLILLFVNHQALWEMPDTTKAVADGLILVAVIGYSVKLAYLLVLSYGLFKNPRGLKWLIMKLFRWRILRKWRHDANEAGTDIIRNSHELRSMPFSFWLKTFGATFFSWTARYWVVNAILVAFWFGRYDWAQHFLIFARQLVMWIMMLVSPTPGGSGFAEFVFSKYLGEFLPSAGVAIAMAILWRLISYYPYLFIGAFIVPKWIARSFGKTSKKTKTNN; encoded by the coding sequence ATGGAACAGGAGCGCCAAGAAGAGAACCAGAAACTGACAAAAAAAATCAGCCCGTATAAAATCATATATCCCATCATTATCGGGTTGGCCGTGGTCTCTTACATGTTATATAAAGAATTCGATCCCAAAGCATTTGACATGATCACCTTTACATGGAACACCGTGTTCTGGTTATTCGTTGCCGTCCTGTGCATGGCCATCCGGGATTTCGGGTATATCATTCGGATCAAAATACTATCCGGCGGGAAACTAAACTGGATACAATCCATCCGAATCATATTTCTCTGGGAATTCACCTCGGCAGTAACCCCTTCCGCCATCGGGGGAACCAGCTTGGCAATCCTTTTCGTGCATAAAGAAGGTATCGGGGTCGGGAAAAGTTCCGCCATGGTCATGGCAACCTCCTTTCTTGACGAATTGTACTTCATCATCATGTTTCCACTCATACTGCTATTCGTCAACCATCAGGCACTGTGGGAAATGCCGGATACCACGAAAGCAGTAGCCGACGGGTTAATTCTCGTGGCCGTTATCGGATATAGCGTGAAACTTGCCTACCTTCTCGTGTTAAGCTACGGGTTATTCAAGAATCCTCGGGGCTTGAAATGGCTGATCATGAAATTATTCCGGTGGCGTATTCTCCGCAAATGGCGTCATGATGCCAACGAAGCCGGAACCGATATTATCCGGAATTCCCACGAATTAAGAAGTATGCCGTTCTCCTTCTGGCTAAAAACATTCGGAGCGACTTTCTTCTCGTGGACAGCACGTTACTGGGTAGTGAACGCCATCCTCGTGGCTTTTTGGTTCGGACGTTATGATTGGGCGCAACATTTTCTTATCTTTGCACGACAACTCGTCATGTGGATCATGATGCTGGTAAGCCCGACACCAGGTGGTAGCGGTTTTGCGGAATTCGTCTTCTCCAAATACCTCGGGGAATTCCTTCCGAGCGCCGGGGTTGCCATAGCGATGGCCATTTTATGGAGGCTCATCAGCTACTACCCTTACCTGTTCATCGGGGCATTTATCGTACCGAAATGGATTGCCCGTAGTTTTGGCAAGACATCGAAGAAAACGAAAACGAACAATTAA
- a CDS encoding FecR family protein: protein METENKDHIEEILRRFLTKGETMNWDELRAELGKDEYAHVKKELLRMRAMRMKTNREKIWNGVQENLQRDARRRRLLRVTRYAAILILPLSLFLLFWLNQEKELAPVNVATVGTMDSTGIRKAYLVLEGGAKIELSAPHLDTIRQEDGLPLAVDTLGKLVYNTVEEEVEQLFYHKIVVPRGGEYTVELNDGTRVRLNADSELRFPVKFASNERKVFLKGEAYFEVEHDTLRPFRVDVHDDAIIEVLGTEFNINAYPENDEIFTTLVRGKVRVDDLQTDSTVVLLPNQQAVLVGTRIDVKEVNPEDYITWINGRFYFEKMTLEEILIQLERWYDLQVFWTDEELKSYEFTGAVWRDNTIRQTLDMIEKTTDVRFTVSGRTVTVNALL from the coding sequence ATGGAAACAGAGAATAAAGATCATATAGAGGAAATCCTGCGGCGTTTCTTGACAAAAGGAGAAACGATGAATTGGGATGAGTTGCGGGCGGAGCTGGGGAAGGACGAGTATGCTCACGTGAAGAAGGAGTTGCTAAGGATGAGGGCGATGCGGATGAAAACGAACCGGGAGAAAATTTGGAATGGGGTGCAGGAAAATTTACAACGGGATGCAAGGAGACGGCGCTTGTTGCGGGTTACCCGGTATGCGGCTATTTTAATACTACCATTATCATTATTCCTGTTATTTTGGTTAAATCAAGAGAAAGAATTGGCTCCCGTGAACGTTGCGACTGTCGGGACAATGGATTCCACGGGTATACGCAAGGCTTATCTGGTTTTGGAAGGAGGGGCGAAAATAGAGTTGTCTGCCCCGCATTTGGATACAATCCGGCAGGAGGACGGGTTGCCTCTGGCCGTGGATACGTTGGGAAAATTGGTGTATAATACGGTAGAGGAAGAGGTAGAACAATTATTCTATCATAAAATTGTGGTTCCTCGGGGCGGGGAGTACACGGTGGAGCTGAACGACGGGACCCGGGTGCGGTTGAATGCGGATTCGGAATTGAGGTTCCCGGTGAAATTCGCTTCGAATGAACGGAAAGTGTTTTTAAAGGGAGAGGCCTATTTCGAAGTGGAGCATGACACGTTAAGGCCTTTCCGGGTGGATGTGCATGATGATGCGATAATCGAGGTGCTGGGAACAGAATTTAATATAAATGCTTACCCGGAGAATGATGAAATCTTCACAACGTTGGTACGGGGAAAGGTGCGGGTAGACGATTTGCAGACGGATTCGACAGTCGTGTTGTTGCCGAATCAACAAGCGGTTCTTGTTGGTACGAGGATCGACGTGAAAGAGGTAAACCCCGAAGATTATATTACTTGGATTAACGGTCGATTCTATTTCGAGAAGATGACCTTGGAAGAAATTCTGATCCAGCTGGAACGGTGGTATGACTTGCAGGTATTTTGGACGGACGAGGAATTGAAGTCTTACGAGTTCACGGGTGCCGTGTGGCGGGATAACACGATTCGCCAGACGTTGGATATGATTGAAAAAACTACGGATGTTCGCTTTACGGTCTCCGGCCGGACGGTAACGGTGAATGCCCTGTTATAA
- a CDS encoding TlpA family protein disulfide reductase: MGKFGGIILILILLMWCCNTRKTVVEFNLIGSSGIQPELVVNGEEREIEVDDSGYAKLMLTEGEHGYATLKYGKDRLPLFIEDGTTLRIYIYGDHAKGNIRFEGDGSPKNSYLNSQVMKNLSFDYELNAPEFLDQLKDLIQEQFHYLDTMGFDAAFAEMERNRIKFSTYKALENYPLYHAWSTGNMDYQPDTAYLSCIKKLIKEDEKLLVLKEYQEGMASLVSLISTYHMKELDAYKQVMAQFDYVIHHLTNETLVEFLIDHYAYAYLLGVGIDEHIDDVLRVYDFYVKDPALRKRFQEIYDRCAKIVPGSPAFDFMFTDIAGQAVELEDFRGKYLFINVWTTWGVPCRYENLAWEKLEKEFEDENIVFVAVSCDNDRAVWEKRVRENPKGEVQLYMGSDRSFMDFYMIRGIPRFILIAPDGRIINSDMSRPSDPETAKTLRAYLKEK, from the coding sequence ATGGGAAAATTTGGAGGCATAATATTGATCTTGATATTATTGATGTGGTGTTGTAATACCCGGAAAACGGTTGTGGAGTTTAATCTTATCGGGTCTTCGGGGATACAGCCGGAGCTGGTGGTTAACGGGGAGGAACGGGAAATTGAAGTGGATGACTCCGGCTATGCCAAATTGATGCTGACGGAGGGCGAACATGGATATGCAACGTTAAAATATGGAAAGGATCGTCTTCCTTTGTTTATTGAAGACGGAACGACATTACGAATATATATTTACGGGGATCATGCTAAAGGGAATATCCGTTTTGAAGGAGACGGCTCTCCTAAGAATAGTTATTTGAATAGTCAGGTCATGAAGAATCTGTCTTTTGATTATGAACTGAATGCCCCGGAGTTTTTAGACCAGTTGAAGGATTTGATTCAAGAGCAGTTTCATTATCTGGATACCATGGGTTTCGATGCCGCTTTTGCCGAGATGGAACGGAACCGGATCAAGTTTTCCACTTATAAAGCGTTGGAAAATTATCCCTTGTATCATGCTTGGAGTACAGGAAACATGGATTATCAGCCGGATACCGCTTATCTTTCCTGTATCAAAAAATTGATCAAAGAAGATGAGAAGTTGTTGGTTCTGAAGGAGTACCAAGAAGGAATGGCCTCCTTGGTTTCGTTGATCAGTACGTACCACATGAAGGAGCTGGATGCCTACAAGCAAGTGATGGCGCAGTTTGATTATGTGATTCACCATTTGACTAACGAGACGCTGGTGGAGTTCCTGATCGATCATTACGCTTATGCTTATTTGCTTGGTGTGGGAATTGACGAGCATATTGATGATGTCTTGCGGGTGTATGATTTTTACGTGAAGGACCCGGCATTGCGGAAACGGTTTCAAGAGATTTATGATCGTTGTGCGAAAATTGTCCCCGGTAGTCCTGCTTTTGATTTTATGTTTACGGATATTGCCGGGCAAGCTGTTGAATTGGAAGATTTCAGGGGAAAATACCTGTTCATCAACGTGTGGACTACTTGGGGCGTTCCTTGTCGCTATGAAAATCTGGCTTGGGAGAAACTGGAGAAAGAGTTTGAAGATGAAAATATCGTGTTCGTGGCTGTTTCTTGTGATAATGACCGTGCTGTCTGGGAAAAGCGGGTGCGGGAGAATCCCAAGGGAGAAGTACAATTATATATGGGGAGTGATCGTTCTTTCATGGATTTTTACATGATTCGCGGGATCCCTCGTTTTATTTTGATCGCTCCGGATGGACGTATTATCAATTCGGATATGTCACGACCTTCTGATCCCGAAACAGCGAAAACGTTGCGGGCTTATCTGAAAGAAAAATAG